A single Anatilimnocola floriformis DNA region contains:
- a CDS encoding cystatin domain-containing protein — translation MRPLFAIVVLMMLPLSFAAAQVVGGWKKADVKDPAVIEAADFAVKAQQAALKKAGKDETLALQKIVAAEQQVVSGMNRKLTLQVKSGDQIQSIETIVWTRAWLKSEERSQLSAWKVLETKE, via the coding sequence ATGCGCCCGCTGTTCGCCATTGTCGTCCTGATGATGTTGCCGTTATCTTTCGCCGCCGCGCAAGTCGTTGGCGGCTGGAAGAAAGCGGATGTGAAAGATCCCGCGGTAATCGAAGCCGCGGACTTCGCCGTCAAAGCGCAGCAAGCCGCGCTGAAAAAAGCCGGTAAGGATGAGACGCTCGCGCTGCAAAAAATCGTTGCAGCCGAGCAGCAAGTGGTCTCTGGCATGAATCGCAAGCTTACGCTCCAAGTGAAGTCGGGCGACCAAATCCAATCGATCGAGACCATTGTCTGGACCCGCGCTTGGCTCAAGTCCGAAGAGCGTTCGCAACTTTCTGCGTGGAAAGTCCTCGAAACGAAAGAGTGA
- the cphA gene encoding cyanophycin synthetase, giving the protein MEFRKVLALRGPNYWANFPVLEAWVDLGEWKDHSSEMIPGFNERLMSWLPTMIEHRCSVGERGGFFERLRRGTYQAHILEHVCLELQSLAGTEVGFGRARETSEEGVYKVAIEYTEETLARACLEKARELVMAAWLDQPFDVAAEVQRLKELAYDSCLGPSTAAIVDAAVARGIPYRRLNTGSLVVLGHGHKQRRILAAETDRTGAIAESIAQDKDLTRALLSSVGVPVPEGRPVKDAEDAWEAAQEIDAPVVVKPQFGNHGRGVATNLTTREQVIAGFEAAIKEGKDIIVEKFAPGADHRLLVVGNKVIAAARRDPPTVVGDGKSTVAQLVAEVNKDPRRSDGHGTVMSFVKLDTIACAVLADQGLSPDAIPAAGQPVLIRRNANLSTGGTAIDVTDEVHPTVAEQAVDAARVIGLDIAGVDIICQDIRQPLNEQGGIVCEVNAGPGLRMHLQPAAGQPKPVGEKIVDLMFPNGENGRVPIVAITGVNGKTTTTRLIAHILSVTGRTVGLTCTDGIYIGNRRLDTGDCSGPKSARAVLINPTVEAAVLETARGGILREGLAFDQCDVAVVTNIGEGDHLGLADINDLEKLARVKRVIVDAVAPTGYAVLNAADPLVVGMAEKCPGGVVFFAIDENNPVLQEHRAANGRVVFVRDNSVVLADGLSEFSLLSLERIPLTHGGRVSFQVENVLSASAAVWALGVPAEQIRAGLESFHASVGKSPGRFNLFSFNGATIIVDYGHNPSSLLALMDVIQQFPHQHRFAVYSAAGDRRDVDLIRQGEILGEHFDRVIVYEDHYLRGRQPGEISARFREGLEKGKRVKEIQEITGWKIACEKALANVRPGELMLLQADVVDETVDYLKSLVAADMAIRQIDLQEALAQPKPSDTPHSSRVPLK; this is encoded by the coding sequence ATGGAATTCCGTAAAGTTCTCGCGCTGCGTGGACCTAACTATTGGGCCAACTTTCCCGTCCTTGAGGCCTGGGTCGATCTGGGTGAATGGAAAGATCATTCCTCGGAAATGATTCCCGGATTCAACGAACGGTTGATGTCGTGGTTGCCCACGATGATCGAACACCGCTGCTCGGTCGGTGAACGGGGCGGATTCTTCGAACGCCTCCGCCGCGGCACGTACCAGGCTCACATCCTGGAACACGTGTGCCTCGAGCTGCAGTCGCTCGCCGGCACCGAGGTCGGCTTTGGCCGGGCTCGCGAAACGTCGGAAGAAGGCGTTTATAAGGTGGCGATCGAATACACCGAAGAAACGCTGGCCCGCGCCTGCCTCGAAAAGGCTCGCGAACTGGTAATGGCTGCCTGGTTGGATCAGCCCTTCGACGTCGCTGCCGAAGTGCAACGGCTGAAGGAACTGGCTTATGACTCGTGCCTAGGGCCGAGCACGGCTGCCATCGTCGATGCTGCTGTCGCCCGTGGCATTCCCTACCGCCGCCTGAATACCGGTAGCCTGGTCGTGCTCGGTCACGGTCACAAGCAACGCCGCATTCTGGCCGCCGAAACCGATCGGACCGGCGCGATTGCCGAATCGATCGCGCAAGATAAGGACCTGACCCGCGCTCTGCTCAGCAGCGTCGGCGTACCAGTTCCCGAAGGCCGGCCGGTGAAAGATGCCGAAGACGCCTGGGAAGCAGCTCAAGAGATCGATGCGCCCGTCGTGGTCAAGCCGCAGTTCGGCAACCATGGCCGCGGTGTTGCCACGAACCTGACGACTCGCGAACAAGTGATCGCCGGTTTCGAAGCCGCGATCAAAGAAGGCAAGGACATCATCGTCGAGAAGTTTGCCCCTGGCGCCGATCACCGGCTGCTGGTGGTGGGCAACAAGGTGATCGCCGCTGCTCGCCGCGATCCACCCACGGTGGTTGGCGATGGCAAGTCGACCGTCGCTCAACTCGTGGCCGAGGTCAACAAGGATCCGCGCCGCAGCGATGGTCACGGCACGGTGATGAGCTTTGTGAAGCTCGACACAATTGCTTGTGCAGTGCTCGCCGATCAAGGTCTGTCGCCCGATGCGATTCCTGCCGCGGGTCAGCCTGTGCTCATTCGCCGCAATGCGAACCTCAGCACCGGTGGTACCGCGATCGACGTGACCGACGAAGTTCATCCGACTGTCGCCGAGCAAGCCGTGGATGCCGCTCGCGTCATCGGTCTTGATATCGCCGGCGTCGACATCATCTGCCAAGACATTCGTCAGCCGCTGAACGAACAAGGTGGCATCGTGTGCGAAGTGAACGCCGGCCCCGGCCTGCGGATGCACTTGCAACCTGCTGCTGGTCAGCCAAAGCCGGTCGGCGAAAAGATCGTCGACCTGATGTTCCCGAATGGCGAAAACGGCCGCGTGCCGATCGTCGCCATCACCGGTGTGAACGGCAAGACGACCACGACGCGCCTCATCGCTCATATTCTGAGCGTGACCGGTCGCACGGTCGGCCTGACCTGCACCGATGGCATTTACATCGGCAACCGTCGCCTCGATACGGGCGACTGCAGCGGTCCGAAGAGTGCTCGCGCGGTACTCATCAACCCCACGGTCGAAGCTGCCGTGTTGGAAACAGCTCGCGGCGGTATCCTCCGCGAAGGTCTGGCCTTTGATCAATGCGATGTCGCCGTCGTGACCAACATCGGCGAAGGCGATCACCTCGGCCTGGCCGATATCAACGATCTCGAAAAGCTCGCTCGCGTAAAACGCGTGATCGTCGACGCTGTGGCGCCGACTGGTTACGCAGTGCTCAACGCTGCCGATCCGCTCGTCGTCGGCATGGCCGAGAAGTGCCCCGGTGGTGTCGTGTTCTTTGCGATCGACGAGAACAATCCGGTGCTGCAAGAACATCGCGCTGCCAACGGCCGCGTGGTGTTTGTACGCGACAACAGCGTAGTACTCGCCGACGGCTTGTCGGAATTCTCGCTCCTGTCGCTCGAGCGGATTCCGCTCACGCACGGCGGCCGAGTTTCCTTTCAAGTCGAAAACGTCCTCTCCGCCTCGGCTGCGGTGTGGGCTCTCGGTGTGCCCGCCGAACAGATCCGGGCTGGTCTCGAATCGTTCCACGCCAGCGTGGGCAAGTCGCCAGGCCGCTTCAACCTGTTCTCGTTCAACGGTGCGACGATCATTGTCGACTACGGCCACAATCCGTCGTCGCTCCTCGCCCTGATGGATGTGATCCAGCAGTTCCCGCATCAGCATCGCTTCGCGGTTTACTCTGCGGCTGGCGATCGCCGCGATGTCGACTTGATCCGCCAGGGCGAAATCCTCGGTGAACACTTCGACCGCGTGATCGTGTACGAAGATCACTACCTCCGCGGCCGCCAACCGGGCGAAATCTCGGCTCGCTTCCGCGAAGGTCTCGAGAAGGGCAAACGGGTCAAGGAGATTCAGGAAATCACCGGTTGGAAGATTGCCTGCGAAAAAGCGCTGGCCAACGTCCGCCCCGGCGAACTGATGCTCCTGCAAGCCGACGTCGTCGATGAAACGGTCGACTATCTCAAGTCGCTCGTCGCCGCCGACATGGCTATCCGTCAGATCGACCTGCAAGAAGCCCTCGCCCAGCCGAAGCCCAGCGACACGCCGCACTCCAGCCGCGTGCCGTTGAAATAA
- a CDS encoding beta strand repeat-containing protein yields the protein MALTHRTPARRRKLTQGAAKKRQSRFFEQLEERTVMAVTWGVQSDFFGTQDVISQPRSLRGLALSSDDQHLYAGFINGSSTSAIREVSSGINTGLIGNGVPGPTYGANSAYSAGVEASLSTTSQQPRGLATDDRGNVYSTLSSGSNSLTQIWGVFPSNLSAPLSSKSSTNNIATSQISGMATAKLGGNYYTYVGWKNGLIERWNVNDPANPTLDTSWGAAGTPGKISLKSITANAYLNNLEIDTDGTIFVAGGLLGTTSFGDALIKIPAAAAASGNLATATSVAVSGGANDTAGVYGAMDVALYAGKAYVTQYLQTNSTISSFYTLDLTSAGKITPNITTLAGPSGKVSTYNNGTDSGFSGIEISSDGKIYLAEQVYSMVAAASSYTPPGGAAMTGTRILFDRVLVSSALDVAGPVTSAVVATPNPIVAGALNSVTVTATISDATTNASPIASAEYRVNGGDWLPMAAVDGVFDEVPEDVTATFTLGAAGITVPGNYSIDVRGKDSANQIGASASVTLEVLGSAPDITSDNSATFTVGSFSTFNVTVDGVPTPELDITGQLPSGVSFVDNGNGTATLSGTPDVGEGGVYTFTIMASNGILPMDSQEFTLTVNEAPTFASANATTFTVAVLGSFTITTNDFYPSPATITYTGSLPNGVSLVDNGDGTATLSGTPAGGTQGSYEIALTASNGVAPNGTQSFTLTVNPPPIDYGDAPDTYGTLLASNGARHGLQGPTLGATRDAEANGQPNLTATGDGADEDGVVLPANLYARLGAKITVTASAAGRLDAWIDFNRNGVFDASEKIADGVNVVTGSNTLAINVPTNTVAGASYARFRLSSTGGLSPTGAAADGEVEDYAVNLVSPALGSIAVIDDPENPGHGLLVVRGTNYFYETITVAPTAGQPGKVTASISPGVSVPGIDLASFDRIAIFGEAGFDQITINSAITKPSVIYGDAGFDTINGGGGNDVIYGGADYDSLNGNGGDDTFVNEGGADSVNGGAGTDTIIKIGSGTFNLSNGSVSDGSGSASLSSIEKARLIGGAAADTFNVAGWSGISAEIEGGGGANLIADSADGNFVLQPNQLVRTVGSTTTTIQFTNIQTARLTGGFGNNNFDLSGWTQAAILDGGYFGTDSVTVAGDVSYLLSDTMLLRPSFGQIRLAGFENAVLNGGASNNSFDLINWKSAATVNGLGGTDKIIAAGNVNFTLTNTTLTRSTGGAIALASIEQAELSGGAGANTINASGFSGNVKLDGADGNDTLTAGSGLAILLGGAGNDILNAGTGRAVMIGGLGVDTLNGGSNDDLLVDGTTVHDSSSAALALILAEWASASSYNDRVAHLTGTPGGVNGSTHLGGSNVIHDTAVDSLFGNAGDDLFFAKLTAPNQDNVTKTSGETAQ from the coding sequence ATGGCTTTGACCCACCGTACCCCTGCGCGCCGCCGGAAATTGACACAGGGAGCTGCCAAGAAACGTCAGTCGCGTTTTTTTGAGCAACTCGAAGAACGCACGGTGATGGCCGTGACTTGGGGAGTGCAATCGGATTTCTTTGGTACGCAGGACGTAATCAGTCAACCGCGCAGTCTCCGCGGCCTGGCGTTGTCGAGCGATGATCAACATCTCTATGCCGGCTTTATCAACGGCTCATCCACCTCGGCGATCCGAGAGGTCTCGTCCGGCATCAACACCGGACTCATTGGCAACGGCGTGCCCGGCCCGACGTACGGTGCGAATTCGGCTTATTCCGCTGGCGTTGAGGCGTCACTCTCGACGACCAGCCAGCAGCCGCGCGGCCTGGCCACCGACGATCGTGGCAATGTTTATTCGACACTCAGCTCCGGCTCGAATTCGCTGACTCAAATCTGGGGAGTCTTTCCCAGCAATCTCTCCGCTCCGCTGTCATCCAAGTCATCGACCAACAACATTGCGACGTCGCAAATCAGTGGCATGGCAACGGCCAAACTGGGCGGAAACTACTACACGTATGTCGGTTGGAAAAACGGTCTGATCGAACGGTGGAACGTGAACGATCCGGCCAATCCAACGCTTGACACCAGTTGGGGCGCGGCTGGCACGCCGGGCAAGATCAGCCTGAAGTCGATCACGGCAAATGCCTATTTGAATAATCTAGAGATCGATACGGACGGCACAATTTTTGTCGCTGGTGGTTTGCTGGGGACCACGTCGTTTGGTGACGCGTTGATCAAGATTCCCGCGGCGGCAGCAGCCAGCGGCAATCTGGCGACAGCGACATCGGTGGCCGTGAGCGGCGGTGCCAACGATACGGCTGGTGTGTATGGCGCCATGGATGTCGCGCTCTATGCCGGCAAGGCTTACGTGACTCAATATCTGCAAACCAATTCGACGATCTCGTCGTTCTACACTCTCGACCTGACGAGTGCGGGAAAGATCACACCGAACATCACTACGCTGGCCGGGCCCTCGGGCAAAGTCAGCACGTACAACAACGGAACGGATTCAGGCTTCTCCGGAATCGAAATCAGCTCGGACGGCAAGATTTACTTGGCCGAGCAGGTCTACAGCATGGTCGCGGCTGCCAGTAGCTACACGCCTCCCGGCGGAGCGGCGATGACCGGGACGCGGATTCTTTTTGATCGGGTGCTGGTCTCTTCGGCACTCGATGTCGCTGGCCCGGTGACGAGCGCTGTGGTTGCCACACCCAATCCGATTGTCGCCGGTGCGCTGAACTCGGTGACGGTGACAGCGACCATCAGCGATGCGACGACAAATGCCTCGCCAATCGCGAGCGCGGAGTATCGAGTCAACGGCGGCGACTGGTTGCCGATGGCTGCCGTGGATGGTGTTTTTGATGAAGTGCCCGAGGACGTGACGGCCACGTTCACGCTGGGCGCTGCCGGAATCACTGTCCCAGGCAATTACTCGATCGATGTCCGCGGCAAGGATTCGGCAAATCAAATCGGCGCGTCGGCTTCAGTGACGCTGGAAGTGCTCGGCAGTGCGCCAGATATCACCAGCGATAACAGTGCCACCTTCACAGTCGGCTCGTTCAGCACTTTTAATGTCACGGTCGATGGTGTGCCGACGCCGGAACTCGATATCACTGGCCAACTGCCGAGCGGTGTGTCGTTTGTCGATAACGGCAATGGCACGGCGACCCTCAGCGGTACGCCGGATGTCGGCGAAGGGGGCGTGTACACGTTCACGATCATGGCGAGCAACGGCATTCTGCCGATGGACTCGCAGGAATTTACGCTGACGGTCAACGAAGCGCCGACCTTTGCCAGCGCGAATGCGACCACGTTCACCGTGGCTGTGCTTGGTTCATTTACCATCACCACAAACGACTTCTATCCTTCGCCAGCTACGATTACCTATACCGGCAGTCTGCCGAACGGCGTGAGCCTGGTCGACAATGGCGACGGCACGGCGACTCTCTCGGGCACTCCTGCCGGCGGAACGCAAGGGAGCTATGAGATCGCACTGACGGCGAGCAACGGCGTTGCTCCAAACGGCACGCAATCATTCACGCTGACGGTCAATCCGCCGCCGATCGATTACGGCGATGCTCCTGATACCTACGGCACGCTGCTGGCCTCGAATGGCGCTCGCCACGGACTGCAAGGACCGACGTTGGGGGCGACGCGCGATGCCGAAGCCAATGGTCAACCGAACCTAACCGCGACCGGGGACGGCGCTGATGAAGATGGCGTCGTGCTGCCGGCCAATTTGTATGCTCGTCTTGGAGCCAAGATCACTGTCACTGCTTCGGCGGCCGGACGTCTCGATGCCTGGATCGATTTCAATCGCAACGGCGTGTTCGATGCCAGCGAGAAGATCGCCGATGGCGTGAATGTGGTGACTGGCAGTAACACACTAGCGATCAACGTGCCGACCAACACGGTCGCAGGCGCGAGCTATGCTCGCTTCCGTTTGAGTTCGACCGGCGGATTGTCTCCCACCGGTGCAGCCGCTGATGGCGAAGTGGAAGACTACGCAGTCAATCTCGTTTCGCCGGCGCTTGGTTCGATCGCGGTGATCGATGACCCAGAAAATCCGGGCCACGGCTTGCTCGTGGTGCGCGGTACCAATTACTTCTATGAAACGATCACCGTTGCGCCGACCGCTGGTCAGCCCGGCAAGGTGACCGCCAGCATTTCTCCCGGCGTGTCTGTACCGGGCATCGACCTGGCGAGCTTCGATCGAATTGCCATCTTCGGTGAAGCCGGTTTTGATCAGATCACCATCAACAGCGCCATCACCAAGCCGAGCGTGATCTACGGCGATGCGGGTTTCGACACGATCAACGGCGGTGGCGGCAACGACGTGATCTACGGCGGCGCCGATTACGATTCGCTCAACGGCAACGGTGGTGACGACACGTTCGTCAACGAAGGTGGCGCCGATAGCGTGAATGGCGGCGCGGGGACCGACACGATCATCAAGATCGGCTCGGGGACGTTCAACCTGTCGAACGGCTCGGTGTCGGATGGTTCCGGCTCGGCTTCGCTCAGCAGTATCGAAAAAGCCAGGCTTATCGGTGGTGCCGCCGCGGATACGTTCAATGTGGCGGGCTGGAGCGGCATCTCTGCCGAAATCGAAGGTGGCGGCGGTGCGAATTTGATCGCCGATAGCGCCGATGGCAACTTCGTGCTGCAGCCGAATCAATTGGTCCGAACCGTCGGCAGCACAACCACGACCATTCAGTTCACCAACATTCAAACCGCGCGACTGACGGGGGGCTTTGGCAACAACAACTTCGATCTCTCGGGTTGGACGCAAGCTGCGATTCTCGATGGCGGATATTTCGGTACTGACTCAGTAACCGTGGCTGGCGATGTGAGCTACTTGTTGTCGGACACGATGCTTCTTCGTCCATCGTTCGGTCAGATTCGGCTCGCCGGATTTGAAAACGCGGTGCTGAATGGCGGCGCGTCGAACAATTCGTTCGACCTGATCAACTGGAAGAGCGCCGCAACGGTGAACGGCCTCGGGGGCACTGACAAGATCATCGCCGCTGGCAATGTGAACTTCACGCTGACGAATACGACGCTCACGCGGAGCACCGGCGGCGCAATCGCGCTGGCGAGCATCGAGCAAGCTGAACTCAGCGGTGGCGCTGGCGCTAACACGATCAACGCGTCGGGATTCTCCGGCAACGTGAAGCTCGACGGCGCTGACGGCAACGACACGCTCACCGCTGGCAGTGGCTTGGCGATTCTGTTGGGTGGCGCTGGCAACGACATTCTCAACGCCGGCACGGGGCGCGCCGTGATGATCGGCGGCTTGGGTGTCGACACGTTGAACGGCGGCAGCAACGACGACTTGCTCGTTGACGGCACGACAGTGCACGACAGCAGCAGCGCGGCCCTCGCGCTGATCCTCGCTGAATGGGCGTCGGCCAGCAGCTACAACGATCGC